A region of Cucumis melo cultivar AY chromosome 2, USDA_Cmelo_AY_1.0, whole genome shotgun sequence DNA encodes the following proteins:
- the LOC103502349 gene encoding GRAS family protein RAD1-like — MALDGDGGSFFSTDFTSITKEDEDSGAAHWLSLLDDTTAASRWVISFSDEFRRKRPKIETESTPTEDGSGNSSNNSRSLSRSDSCDSLSTGFRAHIWTYNQRYLAAEAVEEAAAAIINAEESAAEEDASADGMRLLQLLVACAEAVACRDRSHASILLSELRANALVFGSSFQRVASCFVQGLADRLALVQPLGYVGFGLPIMSRVDHSSDRKKKDEALNLAYEIYPHIQFGHFVANSSILEVFEGENSVHVLDLGMAFGLPYGHQWHSLIESLAESSNRRLLRVTGIGLSVNRYRVMGEKLKAHAEGVGVQVEVLAVEGNLENLRPQDIKLHDGEALVITSIFQMHCVVKESRGALTSVLRMIYDLSPKALVLVEQDSNHNGPFFLGRFMEALHYYSAIFDSLDAMLPKYDTRRAKIEQFYFAEEIKNIVSCEGMARVERHERVDQWRRRMSRAGFQASPIKVMAQAKQWIGKFKANEGYTIVEEKGCLVLGWKSKPIVASSCWKC, encoded by the coding sequence ATGGCTCTTGATGGCGACGGGGGCAGCTTCTTCTCCACAGACTTCACCTCCATCACGAAGGAGGATGAGGATAGCGGAGCTGCCCACTGGCTCTCCTTGTTGGATGACACTACTGCAGCAAGCAGATGGGTCATTTCATTCTCCGACGAATTCAGACGTAAAAGACCCAAAATTGAAACTGAATCAACCCCAACTGAAGATGGTAGTGGAAACAGTAGCAACAATAGCAGGAGTCTCAGCCGCAGCGACAGTTGTGATAGCTTGAGTACTGGCTTCCGTGCCCATATATGGACTTACAATCAGCGTTATTTGGCAGCGGAAGCCGTGGAGGAAGCTGCTGCTGCCATCATTAATGCAGAGGAGAGTGCGGCAGAGGAGGATGCTAGTGCTGATGGGATGAGGCTTTTACAGCTTCTTGTTGCCTGTGCTGAGGCTGTGGCTTGTCGCGATAGGTCTCATGCTTCAATTCTTCTATCCGAGCTTCGAGCCAACGCTTTGGTATTTGGCTCTTCCTTCCAAAGAGTGGCTTCTTGTTTTGTCCAAGGACTGGCCGACCGCCTTGCTTTGGTTCAGCCACTTGGCTATGTTGGCTTTGGTTTGCCCATCATGAGCAGAGTGGATCACTCGTCTGACAGGAAGAAAAAGGATGAGGCTCTAAATCTTGCTTATGAGATTTACCCACATATCCAATTTGGGCATTTTGTGGCCAATTCATCAATATTGGAAGTCTTTGAGGGAGAGAATTCTGTCCATGTGTTGGATTTGGGAATGGCGTTTGGTTTGCCATATGGCCATCAATGGCACAGCCTCATTGAGAGCCTTGCTGAGTCTTCGAACCGGCGACTGCTCCGAGTCACTGGCATTGGCCTCTCTGTAAATAGATACAGAGTGATGGGGGAGAAGTTGAAAGCTCACGCAGAAGGGGTTGGGGTTCAAGTGGAGGTTTTAGCTGTAGAGGGAAATTTAGAAAATCTTCGACCTCAAGACATAAAACTTCACGATGGTGAAGCTTTGGTCATCACCAGCATTTTTCAGATGCATTGTGTGGTCAAAGAAAGCAGAGGAGCTCTAACCTCTGTACTTCGCATGATTTATGACCTTTCCCCCAAGGCTTTGGTTCTAGTGGagcaagattcaaatcacaatGGACCCTTTTTCTTAGGGAGATTCATGGAAGCTCTTCACTATTATTCTGCCATATTTGATTCCTTGGATGCCATGTTGCCGAAATATGACACCAGAAGAGCAAAGATTGAGCAGTTCTATTTTGCTGAGGAGATAAAGAACATAGTGAGCTGCGAGGGGATGGCGAGGGTTGAGAGGCATGAGAGAGTGGATCAATGGCGGAGGAGGATGAGCAGAGCAGGTTTTCAAGCTTCGCCCATTAAAGTAATGGCTCAGGCAAAGCAGTGGATTGGGAAGTTTAAGGCTAATGAAGGTTACACTATTGTGGAAGAAAAGGGGTGTTTGGTTCTTGGTTGGAAGTCCAAGCCCATTGTTGCATCCTCCTGCTGGAAGTGCTAA
- the LOC103502350 gene encoding vinorine synthase-like — protein sequence MEDFGVEIIAMDIIKPSSSTPNYFQLSLIDQMAPPSYMPAIFFYLPPNSQNIVHQIRDSLSRTLTRFYPLAGTMPERFYVDCNDSGVEFSEAKVDCEISVLLKNPEIRILHRLLPLVFTSHSADSKFLLAVQLTRFICGGVAVAVCLSHKLADGASAAGFVKAWAAEARGGCNNSILEPNFDAVKLFPCRKIPGFKRGIVASKEKISTKRFVFAKSDIDVLKSLAVGTFGGSISKPPSRVVAVSAFIWLRLMALARTRPVKAKVFGALYPVDLRARMDPPLPKNSFGNVSWFTIATSPVEINEDLPLLVAKVRTAIQEIDSGFVKKLEDSEHLLELMKQVDKQLSSGEVHLWSFTSWCRFPVYEADFGWGKPTWVCSPSRPFRNSVVLMDSSDGDGVEAWVNLKEEDMAIFEKDEELLSFCSD from the coding sequence ATGGAGGATTTCGGTGTGGAGATCATTGCAATGGACATTATCAAACCCTCTTCCTCGACTCCAAATTACTTTCAACTTTCTTTGATCGATCAAATGGCGCCTCCCTCTTACATGCCCGCCATTTTTTTCTATCTTCCTCCGAATTCTCAAAATATTGTTCATCAGATTAGGGATTCTCTCTCTCGAACCTTAACTCGCTTCTATCCCTTGGCCGGAACCATGCCTGAGCGATTCTACGTTGATTGCAATGACTCTGGAGTTGAGTTTTCTGAAGCCAAAGTTGATTGCGAGATTTCAGTTCTCTTGAAGAATCCTGAAATCCGCATTTTGCACCGTTTGCTTCCACTTGTTTTTACCTCCCATTCTGCTGATTCCAAGTTTCTACTCGCCGTTCAGTTGACTCGCTTCATCTGCGGTGGTGTAGCTGTGGCTGTTTGTCTTTCGCACAAGCTCGCCGATGGGGCTTCTGCTGCTGGATTCGTTAAAGCCTGGGCCGCCGAGGCTAGAGGAGGTTGTAATAACTCTATTTTGGAGCCTAATTTTGATGCTGTAAAACTCTTTCCATGTAGAAAAATTCCTGGTTTTAAGCGAGGAATCGTGGCTTCAAAAGAGAAGATCTCGACTAAGAGATTTGTGTTTGCCAAATCCGACATAGACGTGTTAAAGTCTCTCGCTGTTGGTACCTTTGGTGGCTCCATTTCAAAACCTCCGTCGCGTGTGGTGGCTGTTTCGGCCTTTATTTGGCTAAGATTAATGGCACTGGCTCGAACAAGACCGGTGAAGGCAAAGGTGTTTGGAGCGCTATATCCGGTGGACTTGCGAGCAAGGATGGATCCGCCGTTGCCGAAAAATTCGTTTGGCAATGTCTCTTGGTTTACAATAGCAACATCCCCGGTGGAGATCAATGAAGATTTACCTCTTCTCGTGGCTAAAGTAAGAACCGCTATACAGGAAATCGACTCCGGTTTTGTGAAGAAACTAGAAGATTCAGAACACTTGTTGGAATTGATGAAGCAAGTGGACAAACAACTCTCCAGTGGTGAGGTACATCTCTGGAGCTTTACTAGTTGGTGTAGATTTCCTGTTTATGAAGCTGATTTTGGATGGGGAAAGCCCACTTGGGTTTGTAGTCCGAGTAGGCCTTTTAGAAATTCAGTCGTTTTAATGGATTCGTCTGATGGTGATGGTGTTGAAGCTTGGGTGAACTTGAAGGAAGAAGACATGGCCATCTTCGAAAAAGACGAAGAGCTTCTTTCCTTTTGCTCGGATTAG
- the LOC103502348 gene encoding CBBY-like protein, whose product MASTTLSLSSPSISGSTTPCLPHTATTVAYFKPHNRSFSTSLLGKSLSLYRTSRIRPIDAKNAPNGITCQASSVLPSALLFDCDGVLVDTEKDGHRISFNETFEEKELGVTWDVDLYGELLKIGGGKERMTAYFNKVGWPEKAPKDEDERKAFIAGLHKRKTDLFMALIEKQLLPLRPGVAKLIDQALAKGVKVAVCSTSNEKAVSAIVSFLLGSQRAEQMKIFAGDVVPRKKPDPAIYILAANTLGVDPSSCVVVEDSAIGLAAAKAAGMKCIVTKSGYTAEEDFLNADAVFDCIGDPPEERFDLAFCGSLLEKQYVS is encoded by the exons ATGGCGTCCACAACACTCTCCCTCTCCTCGCCCTCGATTTCCGGTTCTACAACGCCTTGTCTTCCCCATACTGCCACCACCGTCGCTTATTTCAAACCCCATAACAGAAGTTTCTCTACTTCTCTCTTGGGCAAGAGCCTAAGTTTGTATCGAACATCGAGAATCCGGCCAATAGACGCTAAGAATGCTCCTAATGGGATCACTTGTCAGGCTTCTTCTGTTCTTCCGTCTGCTCTTCTTTTCGATTGCGATGGGGTTCTTGTCGATACTGAAAAGGATGGCCATCGGATTTCCTTCAATGAGACTTTTGAAGAG AAAGAATTGGGCGTTACTTGGGATGTAGACTTGTATGGCGAGTTACTCAAAATTGGTGGTGGAAAAGAAAG GATGACAGCGTACTTCAATAAAGTTGGATGGCCAGAAAAGGCTCcaaaagatgaagatgaaagAAAGGCATTCATTGCTGGACTTCACAAACGAAAGACAGATTTGTTCATGGCTCTTATTGAGAAGCAATTACTACCGCTTCGACCTGGCGTTGCAAA GCTAATTGATCAGGCATTAGCAAAAGGAGTGAAAGTTGCTGTTTGTAGCACTTCTAACGAGAAGGCG GTTTCTGCAATAGTATCGTTTCTACTGGGATCTCAACGAGCTGAGCAAATGAAGATATTTGCAGGAGATGTAGTGCCTCGAAAGAAGCCTGATCCA GCTATCTATATTTTAGCAGCGAACACCCTTGGTGTTGATCCTTCCAG TTGTGTTGTGGTGGAGGACAGTGCCATTGGCCTTGCAGCTGCCAAAGCTGCTGGAATGAAGTGCATAGTAACAAAGAGTGG GTACACGGCTGAGGAAGATTTTCTAAATGCAGATGCAGTTTTTGACTGCATTGGAGACCCCCCAGAAGAGCGTTTTGATTTGGCATTTTGTGGAAGCCTTCTTGAGAAGCAGTATGTCAGCTAA